One Archocentrus centrarchus isolate MPI-CPG fArcCen1 chromosome 14, fArcCen1, whole genome shotgun sequence DNA window includes the following coding sequences:
- the LOC115792166 gene encoding protocadherin beta-15-like has product MDIQGAMKRLSGKWHIVHLALFTCFLDAVCAQIRYSIPEELEHGAFVGNIAEDLGLDLDKLSARRFRIVSGTKKQYVEVNLENGVLFVNERIDREELCEQSLSCSFHLQVVIENPLELYRVEIEILDVNDNSPNFPWTEFNLDISESAAPGSRFPLESAQDLDVGSNSLRTYLLSVNDHFFLDIQTRSDGSKFAELVLQNPLDREQQSAHQMVLTAVDGGAPERSGTVQIDITVLDANDNAPVFDQSFYRVRLAENAPKGTVVIKLNASDLDEGPNADITYSFSGHAPIKVRQLFSVDSETGEIKVKGVIDYEKARMHEIYVQAKDKGPSAVAVHCKVLVNVLDKNDNLPEVILTSVSTPVQEDAPPGTVIAVISVMDKDSGENGNVDCEIPHHVPFQLHSSFKNYYTLVTCDFLDRETIAEYNITLTARDMGSPPLFTRKTILVQVADMNDNAPNFKQPSYTVYLTENNAPGASICSVTALDPDSGQNAYLSYSVLEGDIQGMPVSTYVSINSDNGNIYALRSFDHEQLKNFQITVQAQDAGFPPLSSNVTVNIFILDQNDNTPVIVSHVPQNGTAPSETVPRSVDAGYLVTRISAVDADAGQNSRLFYEMLQATDPSLFSIALYTGEIRTIRQLVEKDPTRQRLVILVKDNGQPPLSATVSIILSVVDSLPDSPPDLGDLSLSPHHSTNFTLYLIVSLGAFSFTFLVAIIVLVAVRRLKGRPSNRESKFPSISGCCCRCCSPSEIATTTEVFKKSNLNVRMSTGASGCAELNSNGTLPQVYCYKMCLTPESSKSDFMFLKPCSPVMSVQQNNAKSTDYLTSGWSALDHNELANKRAATPNEIKYSNKDWTWTKNQRNSAYKRYSSANMEGTLSRHQKFDSDGFSCSDAPQYWTWGNHMNDCKMPLQEGAAPNYSWTPKYTQPQSETPDYQHNVYIPGTTAGYHTVKLAPRGELDVYNSFSTFGKKKKFISNYEQSFDKDDGLISNSIFK; this is encoded by the exons ATGGACATTCAAGGCGCGATGAAAAGACTGAGTGGGAAATGGCATATAGTGCATTTGGCGCTGTTCACTTGTTTCTTGGATGCAGTCTGTGCACAGATACGTTACTCTATCCCAGAGGAACTGGAGCATGGAGCGTTTGTTGGCAATATTGCAGAAGACCTGGGTTTGGATTTGGACAAGCTCTCTGCGCGCAGATTCCGGATAGTCTCTGGTACTAAGAAGCAATATGTGGAGGTAAATTTGGAAAATGGAGTTTTGTTCGTCAATGAAAGAATTGATCGCGAAGAACTATGTGAGCAGAGTTTGTCCTGTTCTTTTCACTTGCAAGTGGTTATAGAAAACCCTCTGGAGCTGTACAGGGTAGAGATAGAAATTTTGGACGTGAACGACAACTCTCCTAATTTCCCGTGGACAGAGTTTAATCTGGACATATCGGAGTCTGCTGCGCCAGGTTCCCGTTTCCCACTTGAGAGCGCACAGGACTTAGACGTGGGATCCAACTCCCTCCGAACCTACTTGCTAAGTGTAAACGACCATTTCTTTTTGGATATACAGACGCGGAGTGACGGCAGTAAATTCGCAGAGCTAGTCCTGCAAAACCCACTggacagagagcagcagagtgCGCATCAGATGGTGCTTACGGCAGTGGACGGAGGCGCACCGGAGAGATCAGGCACTGTGCAAATTGATATCACCGTTCTGGACGCAAATGATAACGCGCCTGTGTTTGATCAGTCATTTTACAGAGTGAGGCTTGCTGAAAACGCACCCAAAGGCACCGTTGTTATAAAACTAAACGCATCCGATCTCGATGAGGGTCCCAACGCTGATATCACCTACTCGTTCAGTGGCCACGCTCCCATCAAAGTGCGCCAGCTTTTTAGCGTAGATTCGGAAACGGGAGAAATCAAAGTCAAAGGAGTGATAGATTATGAAAAAGCCAGGATGCATGAAATTTATGTCCAGGCTAAAGATAAAGGGCCCTCCGCCGTAGCAGTTCACTGTAAAGTGCTGGTCAACGTTTtggataaaaatgacaaccttCCAGAGGTGATCTTGACTTCTGTATCTACACCTGTGCAAGAGGACGCGCCCCCCGGAACGGTAATAGCCGTCATCAGCGTAATGGACAAAGACTCGGGTGAAAACGGGAATGTGGACTGTGAAATTCCTCATCACGTCCCATTTCAGCTTCACTCCTCATTTAAAAATTACTACACATTAGTTACTTGCGATTTTTTGGACAGGGAGACAATCGCAGAGTACAACATCACCCTCACTGCCCGAGATATGGGCTCCCCTCCTTTATTCACGAGGAAAACTATTTTAGTACAAGTGGCTGATATGAATGATAACGCGCCGAACTTCAAACAGCCTTCATATACAGTGTACCTGACCGAGAATAACGCGCCAGGGGCATCCATTTGTTCGGTGACTGCACTGGATCCGGATTCTGGTCAAAATGCATACTTATCATATTCAGTCCTAGAAGGTGACATACAGGGAATGCCCGTATCCACGTATGTGTCCATCAACTCAGACAACGGCAACATTTACGCGTTGCGATCCTTTGACCATGAACAACTTAAAAACTTTCAGATCACAGTTCAAGCTCAAGACGCGGGGTTTCCGCCTCTGAGCAGCAACGTTACAGTGAATATCTTCATTTTGGACCAAAATGACAATACACCTGTAATAGTTTCGCATGTTCCGCAAAACGGCACTGCGCCGAGCGAAACAGTGCCCAGATCAGTTGACGCCGGCTATCTTGTCACCAGAATCAGCGCGGTGGACGCAGATGCGGGTCAAAACTCGCGACTTTTCTATGAGATGCTCCAAGCAACAGACCCGAGCTTGTTTAGCATTGCTCTTTACACAGGCGAAATCAGGACGATACGCCAGTTAGTGGAGAAAGACCCCACAAGGCAAAGACTGGTCATTCTGGTGAAGGACAATGGTCAGCCGCCCCTCTCGGCCACAGTTTCCATCATTCTGTCAGTGGTTGACAGCCTGCCAGATTCCCCGCCCGATCTGGGTGACCTGTCACTAAGCCCACATCACAGCACCAACTTTACTCTGTACTTAATCGTGTCTCTGGGCGCATTCTCCTTCACATTTCTAGTGGCTATTATCGTCCTCGTCGCGGTGAGGAGACTGAAGGGCAGACCTTCCAACAGAGAGTCCAAGTTTCCCTCCATCAGCGgatgctgctgccgctgctgctctCCTTCAGAAATAGCCACCACTACAGAGGTGTTCAAAAAGTCCAACTTAAATGTTCGCATGTCCACAGGCGCGTCAGGCTGCGCAGAGTTAAATAGCAACGGCACACTTCCCCAGGTCTACTGCTACAAAATGTGCCTGACGCCGGAATCGTCCAAAAGCGACTTCATGTTCCTAAAGCCGTGCAGTCCGGTAATGTCAGTGCAGCAGAATAATGCCAAAAGCACAGATTACCTGACGTCTGGCTGGAGCGCGCTGGACCACAATGAGCTGGCGAACAAAAGAGCAGCAACCCCAAACGAG ATTAAGTATTCAAACAAGGACTGGACGTGGACCAAGAACCAACGCAACTCAGCATACAAGAG GTATAGCTCAGCAAATATGGAGGGCACGCTTTCACGCCATCAAAAGTTTGACTCTGATGGGTTTTCCTGCTCCGACGCGCCACAATACTGGACCTGGGGGAACCACATGAATG ACTGCAAGATGCCTCTTCAAGAGGGAGCAGCTCCAAACTATTCGTGGACTCCAAAGTACACACAACCTCAATCTGAAACACCCGACTACCAGCACAATGTATACATTCCCGGCACCACAGCCGGCTACCACACTGTGAAGCTGGCGCCCAGAGGAGAACTGGATGTGTACAACAGCTTCTCTActtttggaaagaaaaagaaattcatcTCAAACTATGAACAATCTTTTGACAAAGATGACGGTCTCATAAGTAATTCtatatttaaataa
- the LOC115792470 gene encoding protocadherin alpha-C2-like isoform X1: MMALITASLRTRLVVGVFSFIAMWGFALSITRYSIPEEMEEGSFVANLATDLGLDVRSLEERKAKLDVIHSKNYLDINKDTGELVIREKIDRESICMTKTTSCFLKMDVILANPVRIFNIELEIMDINDNAPVFRRKTMHLDISEATPPGERFSLTNAVDADVGANSIKTYYLSESKYFNIDIQTGSDGSKYVDLVLSGNLDREEHAVHDLILTAVDGGVPPRSGTASIIINVLDINDNAPLFSLPVYAVNVSENSAAGTVVMTLNATDLDEGTNAQLIYSYTLYTSEKTQEVFSLDPNSGEIKVKGVIDYEESQSFEMHIQAQDRGTNPLSGHCKVTVFVTDLNDNYPEVTIKSLKSALTEDVSVGTLIAVVSVSDRDSGANGEVELTLNRQETLPFVLSKSSEGYFEMLVSKPLDREVISKYDIILRVTDKGVPPLSENETITLDILDVNDNAPTFSQSFYTIHVTENNPPGALLTSLSAFDPDLNENQYLVYFIMEKEIVNMSMSMLFSINPENGDLYALKTFDYERERDFLFHIETRDSGVPPLSSNCTVHIIIMDQNDNTPLIVSPWRAQGSVVEEVIPRSTDKGHLVAKVIAIDADSEQNSRVTYQLLQISDSTLFSLDQYNGEIRTTRMFSYRDPRQQRLVIVAKDNGQPALSATVTIKISTVEHAMSFSETTELPLDYDVFTDLNLYLVIGLGAVSFLLLITILVIIVLKCQKPKPKAIKIPPANRNSVISRNSVISQRSSTIADSTLISSDAYWYSLFLAETRKGKVVVRQPIIPKGAGYFVSSIPRSIGPSETTDSRASTLEQGPRRELP; the protein is encoded by the exons atgatggcGCTTATCACTGCGTCTTTACGGACACGGTTAGTCGTGGGTGTTTTTTCGTTCATTGCAATGTGGGGATTTGCGCTCTCCATCACTCGGTACTCTATTCCGGAGGAAATGGAAGAGGGTTCCTTTGTTGCTAATCTGGCCACAGATCTGGGTCTGGATGTTCGTAGTTTGGAGGAGCGCAAAGCAAAACTCGATGTCATTCACAGTAAAAATTATCTTGACATCAACAAAGACACGGGGGAGCTGGTAATCCGCGAAAAGATAGACCGGGAAAGCATATGCATGACTAAAACAACCTCGTGCTTTCTGAAAATGGATGTCATACTTGCAAATCCAGTTCGCATTTTTAACATCGAGCTGGAGATTATGGACATTAATGACAACGCGCCGGTGTTTCGCAGGAAGACAATGCACTTAGACATTTCCGAGGCAACCCCTCCCGGTGAGAGATTCTCATTGACAAACGCCGTGGATGCGGATGTGGGGGCGAATTCAATCAAGACCTACTATCTCAGTGAAAGCAAATACTTCAACATCGACATCCAGACCGGCAGCGATGGCTCCAAATATGTCGATTTAGTGCTCAGTGGTAATTTGGACAGAGAGGAGCATGCAGTTCATGATTTAATTTTAACCGCTGTGGATGGAGGTGTGCCTCCGCGCTCCGGCACAGCCAGCATCATTATTAACGTCCTGGATATCAACGACAACGCCCCCCTGTTCAGTCTGCCGGTATATGCAGTCAACGTTTCAGAGAACTCGGCAGCAGGAACAGTAGTCATGACCTTAAACGCAACAGACTTGGACGAAGGCACAAACGCTCAGTTGATATATTCATATACACTGTACACATCCGAGAAGACACAGGAGGTATTCTCACTTGATCCGAATTCAGGTGAGATCAAGGTGAAGGGGGTGATCGATTAcgaagagagccagagttttGAGATGCACATACAGGCTCAGGACAGAGGGACAAATCCTCTGTCTGGACACTGTAAAGTCACAGTGTTTGTGACAGATCTGAATGATAACTACCCTGAAGTGACCATCAAGTCTCTGAAAAGTGCGCTGACCGAGGATGTCTCTGTAGGGACGCTGATTGCAGTGGTCAGTGTCAGTGACAGGGACTCTGGAGCCAACGGGGAAGTGGAGCTCACTTTGAATAGGCAAGAAACGTTACCGTTCGTCTTAAGCAAATCCTCAGAGGGTTACTTTGAAATGCTGGTGTCAAAACCACTGGACAGGGAGGTAATAAGCAAATATGACATCATACTGAGAGTGACAGATAAAGGTGTGCCACCCTtatctgaaaatgaaacaatcaCTTTAGATATTCTGGATGTCAATGACAATGCACCCACATTCTCCCAGTCCTTCTACACAATCCATGTTACGGAGAATAATCCACCAGGGGCATTATTGACATCTCTAAGTGCATTTGACCCAGATCTGAATGAGAACCAGTACTTGGTTTATTTCATAATGGAGAAAGAAATTGTTAACATGTCCATGTCAATGTTGTTTTCTATCAATCCTGAGAACGGTGATCTTTATGCCCTGAAGACCTTTGAttatgagagagaaagagacttCCTTTTCCACATTGAGACAAGAGACTCTGGTGTTCCCCCGCTGAGCAGCAATTGTACCGTGCATATCATTATTATGGACCAAAATGACAACACCCCTCTCATAGTGTCACCTTGGCGCGCACAGGGCTCTGTTGTAGAGGAGGTGATACCAAGGTCAACTGATAAGGGACACTTGGTGGCCAAAGTGATTGCCATCGATGCAGACTCGGAGCAGAACTCCAGGGTCACGTATCAGCTGCTTCAGATCAGTGACTCAACCCTCTTCAGCCTGGATCAGTACAACGGTGAGATCCGGACAACAAGGATGTTCAGTTACAGAGACCCAAGACAACAGAGGCTGGTAATTGTTGCCAAAGACAATGGTCAACCTGCTCTTTCGGCTACGGTCACCATCAAGATATCAACAGTGGAACACGCCATGTCCTTTTCAGAGACTACAGAGCTACCACTAGACTATGACGTCTTCACAGACCTAAACCTTTACTTAGTGATAGGTTTAGGAGCGGTGTCCTTTCTGCTACTGATAACCATCTTGGTCATTATTGTGCTGAAGTGTCAGAAACCAAAGCCAAAAGCCATCAAGATCCCTCCAGCCAATAGAAATAGTGTGATCAGCAGGAACAGTGTGATCAGCCAGAGAAGCTCCACTATTGCAGATTCCACTCTGATCTCCAGCGATGCCTACTGGTACAGCTTGTTCCTCGCAGAGACCAGGAAGGGCAAAGTGGTCGTGAGACAGCCCATAATTCCCAAAGGAGCTGGGTATTTTGTTTCCAGTATACCCAGGAGCATAGGGCCAAGTGAGACCACAGATTCCAGAGCATCAACACTGGAG CAGGGGCCCAGAAGAGAACTGCCATGA
- the LOC115792470 gene encoding protocadherin alpha-C2-like isoform X2: protein MMALITASLRTRLVVGVFSFIAMWGFALSITRYSIPEEMEEGSFVANLATDLGLDVRSLEERKAKLDVIHSKNYLDINKDTGELVIREKIDRESICMTKTTSCFLKMDVILANPVRIFNIELEIMDINDNAPVFRRKTMHLDISEATPPGERFSLTNAVDADVGANSIKTYYLSESKYFNIDIQTGSDGSKYVDLVLSGNLDREEHAVHDLILTAVDGGVPPRSGTASIIINVLDINDNAPLFSLPVYAVNVSENSAAGTVVMTLNATDLDEGTNAQLIYSYTLYTSEKTQEVFSLDPNSGEIKVKGVIDYEESQSFEMHIQAQDRGTNPLSGHCKVTVFVTDLNDNYPEVTIKSLKSALTEDVSVGTLIAVVSVSDRDSGANGEVELTLNRQETLPFVLSKSSEGYFEMLVSKPLDREVISKYDIILRVTDKGVPPLSENETITLDILDVNDNAPTFSQSFYTIHVTENNPPGALLTSLSAFDPDLNENQYLVYFIMEKEIVNMSMSMLFSINPENGDLYALKTFDYERERDFLFHIETRDSGVPPLSSNCTVHIIIMDQNDNTPLIVSPWRAQGSVVEEVIPRSTDKGHLVAKVIAIDADSEQNSRVTYQLLQISDSTLFSLDQYNGEIRTTRMFSYRDPRQQRLVIVAKDNGQPALSATVTIKISTVEHAMSFSETTELPLDYDVFTDLNLYLVIGLGAVSFLLLITILVIIVLKCQKPKPKAIKIPPANRNSVISRNSVISQRSSTIADSTLISSDAYWYSLFLAETRKGKVVVRQPIIPKGAGYFVSSIPRSIGPSETTDSRASTLEGPRRELP from the exons atgatggcGCTTATCACTGCGTCTTTACGGACACGGTTAGTCGTGGGTGTTTTTTCGTTCATTGCAATGTGGGGATTTGCGCTCTCCATCACTCGGTACTCTATTCCGGAGGAAATGGAAGAGGGTTCCTTTGTTGCTAATCTGGCCACAGATCTGGGTCTGGATGTTCGTAGTTTGGAGGAGCGCAAAGCAAAACTCGATGTCATTCACAGTAAAAATTATCTTGACATCAACAAAGACACGGGGGAGCTGGTAATCCGCGAAAAGATAGACCGGGAAAGCATATGCATGACTAAAACAACCTCGTGCTTTCTGAAAATGGATGTCATACTTGCAAATCCAGTTCGCATTTTTAACATCGAGCTGGAGATTATGGACATTAATGACAACGCGCCGGTGTTTCGCAGGAAGACAATGCACTTAGACATTTCCGAGGCAACCCCTCCCGGTGAGAGATTCTCATTGACAAACGCCGTGGATGCGGATGTGGGGGCGAATTCAATCAAGACCTACTATCTCAGTGAAAGCAAATACTTCAACATCGACATCCAGACCGGCAGCGATGGCTCCAAATATGTCGATTTAGTGCTCAGTGGTAATTTGGACAGAGAGGAGCATGCAGTTCATGATTTAATTTTAACCGCTGTGGATGGAGGTGTGCCTCCGCGCTCCGGCACAGCCAGCATCATTATTAACGTCCTGGATATCAACGACAACGCCCCCCTGTTCAGTCTGCCGGTATATGCAGTCAACGTTTCAGAGAACTCGGCAGCAGGAACAGTAGTCATGACCTTAAACGCAACAGACTTGGACGAAGGCACAAACGCTCAGTTGATATATTCATATACACTGTACACATCCGAGAAGACACAGGAGGTATTCTCACTTGATCCGAATTCAGGTGAGATCAAGGTGAAGGGGGTGATCGATTAcgaagagagccagagttttGAGATGCACATACAGGCTCAGGACAGAGGGACAAATCCTCTGTCTGGACACTGTAAAGTCACAGTGTTTGTGACAGATCTGAATGATAACTACCCTGAAGTGACCATCAAGTCTCTGAAAAGTGCGCTGACCGAGGATGTCTCTGTAGGGACGCTGATTGCAGTGGTCAGTGTCAGTGACAGGGACTCTGGAGCCAACGGGGAAGTGGAGCTCACTTTGAATAGGCAAGAAACGTTACCGTTCGTCTTAAGCAAATCCTCAGAGGGTTACTTTGAAATGCTGGTGTCAAAACCACTGGACAGGGAGGTAATAAGCAAATATGACATCATACTGAGAGTGACAGATAAAGGTGTGCCACCCTtatctgaaaatgaaacaatcaCTTTAGATATTCTGGATGTCAATGACAATGCACCCACATTCTCCCAGTCCTTCTACACAATCCATGTTACGGAGAATAATCCACCAGGGGCATTATTGACATCTCTAAGTGCATTTGACCCAGATCTGAATGAGAACCAGTACTTGGTTTATTTCATAATGGAGAAAGAAATTGTTAACATGTCCATGTCAATGTTGTTTTCTATCAATCCTGAGAACGGTGATCTTTATGCCCTGAAGACCTTTGAttatgagagagaaagagacttCCTTTTCCACATTGAGACAAGAGACTCTGGTGTTCCCCCGCTGAGCAGCAATTGTACCGTGCATATCATTATTATGGACCAAAATGACAACACCCCTCTCATAGTGTCACCTTGGCGCGCACAGGGCTCTGTTGTAGAGGAGGTGATACCAAGGTCAACTGATAAGGGACACTTGGTGGCCAAAGTGATTGCCATCGATGCAGACTCGGAGCAGAACTCCAGGGTCACGTATCAGCTGCTTCAGATCAGTGACTCAACCCTCTTCAGCCTGGATCAGTACAACGGTGAGATCCGGACAACAAGGATGTTCAGTTACAGAGACCCAAGACAACAGAGGCTGGTAATTGTTGCCAAAGACAATGGTCAACCTGCTCTTTCGGCTACGGTCACCATCAAGATATCAACAGTGGAACACGCCATGTCCTTTTCAGAGACTACAGAGCTACCACTAGACTATGACGTCTTCACAGACCTAAACCTTTACTTAGTGATAGGTTTAGGAGCGGTGTCCTTTCTGCTACTGATAACCATCTTGGTCATTATTGTGCTGAAGTGTCAGAAACCAAAGCCAAAAGCCATCAAGATCCCTCCAGCCAATAGAAATAGTGTGATCAGCAGGAACAGTGTGATCAGCCAGAGAAGCTCCACTATTGCAGATTCCACTCTGATCTCCAGCGATGCCTACTGGTACAGCTTGTTCCTCGCAGAGACCAGGAAGGGCAAAGTGGTCGTGAGACAGCCCATAATTCCCAAAGGAGCTGGGTATTTTGTTTCCAGTATACCCAGGAGCATAGGGCCAAGTGAGACCACAGATTCCAGAGCATCAACACTGGAG GGGCCCAGAAGAGAACTGCCATGA
- the LOC115792470 gene encoding protocadherin alpha-C2-like isoform X3: MMALITASLRTRLVVGVFSFIAMWGFALSITRYSIPEEMEEGSFVANLATDLGLDVRSLEERKAKLDVIHSKNYLDINKDTGELVIREKIDRESICMTKTTSCFLKMDVILANPVRIFNIELEIMDINDNAPVFRRKTMHLDISEATPPGERFSLTNAVDADVGANSIKTYYLSESKYFNIDIQTGSDGSKYVDLVLSGNLDREEHAVHDLILTAVDGGVPPRSGTASIIINVLDINDNAPLFSLPVYAVNVSENSAAGTVVMTLNATDLDEGTNAQLIYSYTLYTSEKTQEVFSLDPNSGEIKVKGVIDYEESQSFEMHIQAQDRGTNPLSGHCKVTVFVTDLNDNYPEVTIKSLKSALTEDVSVGTLIAVVSVSDRDSGANGEVELTLNRQETLPFVLSKSSEGYFEMLVSKPLDREVISKYDIILRVTDKGVPPLSENETITLDILDVNDNAPTFSQSFYTIHVTENNPPGALLTSLSAFDPDLNENQYLVYFIMEKEIVNMSMSMLFSINPENGDLYALKTFDYERERDFLFHIETRDSGVPPLSSNCTVHIIIMDQNDNTPLIVSPWRAQGSVVEEVIPRSTDKGHLVAKVIAIDADSEQNSRVTYQLLQISDSTLFSLDQYNGEIRTTRMFSYRDPRQQRLVIVAKDNGQPALSATVTIKISTVEHAMSFSETTELPLDYDVFTDLNLYLVIGLGAVSFLLLITILVIIVLKCQKPKPKAIKIPPANRNSVISRNSVISQRSSTIADSTLISSDAYWYSLFLAETRKGKVVVRQPIIPKGAGYFVSSIPRSIGPSETTDSRASTLEYSK; encoded by the exons atgatggcGCTTATCACTGCGTCTTTACGGACACGGTTAGTCGTGGGTGTTTTTTCGTTCATTGCAATGTGGGGATTTGCGCTCTCCATCACTCGGTACTCTATTCCGGAGGAAATGGAAGAGGGTTCCTTTGTTGCTAATCTGGCCACAGATCTGGGTCTGGATGTTCGTAGTTTGGAGGAGCGCAAAGCAAAACTCGATGTCATTCACAGTAAAAATTATCTTGACATCAACAAAGACACGGGGGAGCTGGTAATCCGCGAAAAGATAGACCGGGAAAGCATATGCATGACTAAAACAACCTCGTGCTTTCTGAAAATGGATGTCATACTTGCAAATCCAGTTCGCATTTTTAACATCGAGCTGGAGATTATGGACATTAATGACAACGCGCCGGTGTTTCGCAGGAAGACAATGCACTTAGACATTTCCGAGGCAACCCCTCCCGGTGAGAGATTCTCATTGACAAACGCCGTGGATGCGGATGTGGGGGCGAATTCAATCAAGACCTACTATCTCAGTGAAAGCAAATACTTCAACATCGACATCCAGACCGGCAGCGATGGCTCCAAATATGTCGATTTAGTGCTCAGTGGTAATTTGGACAGAGAGGAGCATGCAGTTCATGATTTAATTTTAACCGCTGTGGATGGAGGTGTGCCTCCGCGCTCCGGCACAGCCAGCATCATTATTAACGTCCTGGATATCAACGACAACGCCCCCCTGTTCAGTCTGCCGGTATATGCAGTCAACGTTTCAGAGAACTCGGCAGCAGGAACAGTAGTCATGACCTTAAACGCAACAGACTTGGACGAAGGCACAAACGCTCAGTTGATATATTCATATACACTGTACACATCCGAGAAGACACAGGAGGTATTCTCACTTGATCCGAATTCAGGTGAGATCAAGGTGAAGGGGGTGATCGATTAcgaagagagccagagttttGAGATGCACATACAGGCTCAGGACAGAGGGACAAATCCTCTGTCTGGACACTGTAAAGTCACAGTGTTTGTGACAGATCTGAATGATAACTACCCTGAAGTGACCATCAAGTCTCTGAAAAGTGCGCTGACCGAGGATGTCTCTGTAGGGACGCTGATTGCAGTGGTCAGTGTCAGTGACAGGGACTCTGGAGCCAACGGGGAAGTGGAGCTCACTTTGAATAGGCAAGAAACGTTACCGTTCGTCTTAAGCAAATCCTCAGAGGGTTACTTTGAAATGCTGGTGTCAAAACCACTGGACAGGGAGGTAATAAGCAAATATGACATCATACTGAGAGTGACAGATAAAGGTGTGCCACCCTtatctgaaaatgaaacaatcaCTTTAGATATTCTGGATGTCAATGACAATGCACCCACATTCTCCCAGTCCTTCTACACAATCCATGTTACGGAGAATAATCCACCAGGGGCATTATTGACATCTCTAAGTGCATTTGACCCAGATCTGAATGAGAACCAGTACTTGGTTTATTTCATAATGGAGAAAGAAATTGTTAACATGTCCATGTCAATGTTGTTTTCTATCAATCCTGAGAACGGTGATCTTTATGCCCTGAAGACCTTTGAttatgagagagaaagagacttCCTTTTCCACATTGAGACAAGAGACTCTGGTGTTCCCCCGCTGAGCAGCAATTGTACCGTGCATATCATTATTATGGACCAAAATGACAACACCCCTCTCATAGTGTCACCTTGGCGCGCACAGGGCTCTGTTGTAGAGGAGGTGATACCAAGGTCAACTGATAAGGGACACTTGGTGGCCAAAGTGATTGCCATCGATGCAGACTCGGAGCAGAACTCCAGGGTCACGTATCAGCTGCTTCAGATCAGTGACTCAACCCTCTTCAGCCTGGATCAGTACAACGGTGAGATCCGGACAACAAGGATGTTCAGTTACAGAGACCCAAGACAACAGAGGCTGGTAATTGTTGCCAAAGACAATGGTCAACCTGCTCTTTCGGCTACGGTCACCATCAAGATATCAACAGTGGAACACGCCATGTCCTTTTCAGAGACTACAGAGCTACCACTAGACTATGACGTCTTCACAGACCTAAACCTTTACTTAGTGATAGGTTTAGGAGCGGTGTCCTTTCTGCTACTGATAACCATCTTGGTCATTATTGTGCTGAAGTGTCAGAAACCAAAGCCAAAAGCCATCAAGATCCCTCCAGCCAATAGAAATAGTGTGATCAGCAGGAACAGTGTGATCAGCCAGAGAAGCTCCACTATTGCAGATTCCACTCTGATCTCCAGCGATGCCTACTGGTACAGCTTGTTCCTCGCAGAGACCAGGAAGGGCAAAGTGGTCGTGAGACAGCCCATAATTCCCAAAGGAGCTGGGTATTTTGTTTCCAGTATACCCAGGAGCATAGGGCCAAGTGAGACCACAGATTCCAGAGCATCAACACTGGAG TACTCAAAATGA